The window GGGCCTCACCTCATATAACCAGAGTGCATTGTCTGCAAACCACCAAAGATAAAACGCACCGACACTGTAGATGTACATTAAAAATTGACCAAATCAACCGGCACAGAACAGGGAAGCTGATAGTGTGAATGGAGTAGTTACCTACCCCAAAGTGCTTTCAAGGGAGAGGAGAAAGGCTTGTGTTTTGAGGAAGACTTGGAAGTTGGAAGTCTGCAAACAGAGCAGGGACCCCATAAGAATGACATGCATCAAATTAGGGCAAATTTCCAACCCGCCTTATCGCCATTGAAGTCGTCACTCACAATCTCAGACAAGCAGATGATCCAACAATCCAAATGTTATTCAAGTACAAGTCGAGGTCAGTAGTATTCATTTTCCCATCGTAGTAATTATATATAAGTTTCCTTTAATTTCTTGTTACTAGAGCAAGAAGAATTGGACTTTTGCTCTAATATTTAGTCTGTAGTTTTTTTTTGTTTTTCTTTTGTTTGGGCCTTTTAGGTCCCTTCTGTAACAAAAAAAAACTTAATTAAACATGGTAAAGTAAGAATTTAGGAAGAAATTTCAGTAGTTAGGAACTTAGGATTTTGATGGAGTGAGAGATATATTGCTATTGATTTAGGCATGAGGTGTTACTCGTGTCCTGGTTTGGCATTGCCAATGTTAGGAAGAAGAATTGGATAGATTTCATGTTTCCTTCAAAGACTATTGAAGGAATCAAAAGTAAACAAAAAAAATTCAAACAAATTCTAAAACATTTCATGTTTCCTTCGATACTTTTACAATCAAACCATGTGAAACTAAACCTCTGATCGAACTTGCTATTTTATGTCACACACATAGAGATGTTTACCTGCTGAATTGATCAAGGTATAGAACTTTGGCAATGTTTAGCTGCTGATCATGGATCACCCGATAAGCGTATAAAGTATATATGGCACATTACTATATAAAGGATCATGGCTCACCAATCTCATTGATTAAAACACACTGAAAACTGCCTCTTCTGGTACGAGAGCTAAACCCGAAACCCTTGAAACTACATTCTGCTGTTGCAAAAAACTGTCACACTCCAAATTAGGTTTCATTGATATGCAGAGTTAAGATTTCATGTATTAAAACAGCTATGATATCACTTCCTGAACATGAGGATGCAGGATTATCAAAAATGCAAAGAGGGAGCAAAACCTTCCCTGGACCTTGATCTCTCCATGACGAAAAAGGAAGTGTGATGAGTGGGCTGTGAAGAAATGAGCCCAAAATGAATTAATGCAGTCTACAAGGCCCAAAGTCATTTTCTCCATTGATATTATCTAAATGTTTATCAGGTAATAAATCCGAGTTAATTTATGAATTAATATTGTTAACTCCGGTCGGTTCTTGATCAGATCAATACGTGATTTACAATTCCGTTAAATCTTAGAAAGCATTTCATGATCAATCGAAATTTACTAATTCCATTTTCTTTCTTGCTGTGATGCAGTGAAGCAGAGACCAGTTCCTCCCTCCTCTGCCTTGATCAAGGTTAGCACTAGTTCCATGTCCCTGCTTGATTTCATTTCAGTTTTCTGATACAGTAGAGTAATAATTGGTTATGAAGGCCCATAATTGATCCTAGAACCTTAAATTTCTCTGCTTGATACTGTTTAGGTATAAAACTAGCCTTAATTGAAATACCAGTTCTCTTTGTATATGATACAGCACTGTAGGTAAGGATAAATAGATTCCCTGTTTTTCATTTTTCTATTTATGCTCAGTTCAATGGGTATAGACCTACCGTTGTCATTGAAGCACAAGAATAGTTGCATTGCTTATTCTCAGTTCCCTGTGTATGATGCATTATGTATCTGATTTATGTTTAAGAATAGTTATGTAGCTTATGCCTCAAGGTTTTTGATAGGATCATAATTACATCAGAATTTCAGACTGCTAAAAGTTCAGAATATACAAATCTATCAAACGAATACACCAGAAAATGAGAAAATATAGGGTAATGCTCAAGAATAACACGATATTCTGATTTAGTACGAGTTGTTTAGTTGAAGTACAGAATAATGCATAACTGAGAGATCTGTTGTTGTTTATCAGAGTTTCAGACACTTCTATGTAATTTACGTATATGTTTAGGGCGACATTTGTGAAAAATCAGAAAGACGATTTTGCTGTAAGAGATAGAAACAAATTAAACAAACCTCTTACTGATAAGATGTACACTTACTCAACCAGATTATAATCAGTCACCACACAATTCTGATTAGAAAGTATAATACAAGGGACAGCAGAACAAAGTGAATATTGGTCTTGAACTTCCAAAATACATTTTTCATCAAACACCTATATAGACAAAGCAGCACTGTATGTATGGTTAATATGACCAAGGTCTCTGTTCCCTCCTCTTTTGTGTACGTTTAGCCAGCCTTCTCCTCCTGTTGAATGTATCTACAAACCAGTCATGCTTCTTGGCTGTCCAAAAGTTTCCCCCAACCACTCCAACTATAAGACCAGTAATAACTCCCGGCAGAACCACAAACCAATCTAGCTCAATTTGAAATCCAGAGTCTTCATCTTCTTCAAGGGTTGTTTGTGGTGTTGCGCTCTCAGAATCTCCACATTTCTTTGACAAAGGTTTTCCGCACAATCCTGGGTTTCCTTGGTACATATCTTCTTGGAATGTATCAAACTGAGGACTTTGTGGGATTGCACCATAAAGACCATTGTGGGATACATTGAAGTATGAAAGGAATGTCAGTTGTGCTAGACTGGTGGGGATCTTTCCTGAGAGCTGATTTTGGGAGAGATCCAACGATTCAAGAGCAGTCAAGTTCCACAAAGACGAGGGGATGGGACCAGTGAGAGTGTTGTTGGAAAGATTGAGCAAAAGAAGCGCTCTTAGATTCCCAATGATAACAGGAATCTCTCCTTCAAATTTGTTACTTGAGAGGTCTATGAGTCTTAGAAGATAAGGGGTCTTCATATACTTCAATTCAACACCTTTGCTGAAAACTGTAATCGGGTAATCATAGTGGAATATGTCTGGGTACATCCCGAAGATGATAGCGGATTGGATGTAAATTTGCTCGTTTTCATCAACAGATTTCATGGCATTCCAATTCTCTATGTAGTCGGAGGGTAGACTTCCTGAAAAATCATTGCTAGATAAATCAACAATGGACAGCTCAGGGAACTCATGGCTACTTGCAGGCTTTCCAATTGTGCCATGAAATGCATTCGACTGCAAAATCAGAACTTTTAACTGTTGAAGTGTTCCTAGCCAAGATGGAAAGGTATCGATGATCTGATTATTTCCCAGATTAAGAAACATCAACTGAGGACAACTGGCAATTGATCTTGGTAGCTTCCCCTGTAGCTGATTATAACTCAAGTCAATAGCTGCTAACTCCATACTTGTGTTTAAACATATTTGAGGAATATCCCCGTGAAAAGAATTGTTCCTCAGTTTCAATATCTGAAGAGCCCCGAGATTCTGAAAACATTTTGGAATCATGCCCTTCAGTTTGTTGTTAGACAAATCAAGAATAGTTAGGGTCCCTGTGTTGCAGAATTTTTCTGGAATTTCTCCTGCATATTCATTGTTTGAAACAGAATAGACTGCCATTGATGATGCTGGTATTGGCAGTGATCCTCGTAACATGTTAGAGTCAAGCACTAATGAGCTTAACCGATGCCATGGAATAATGACTGGATTTTCTTCATATCCAGTTAAGTGGTTGTGAGAGAGGTTGAGAAACAACAAAGTTTCACTAGTTGAGTTCCACAGCCATTTTGGTATTTGGCCTCGAAGATTGTTGTCAGATAGATCAAGATGCATCAGTTCACTAGTGTATTTCAAAAATTCTGGAAACTCTGTTAAGTTGCATGAACTCAGTTCCAGTAAGTTGAGCTTAGGAGGAATAGCTCTAAATCCAGTTTTGATCTGCACTGATAACTTGTTGAGCGACAAGCGAAGTCCCCTCAAATTTTGGAGCTTGGAAATCTCATCGAATTCAAGGTATCCACTCAAGTTATTTGAGTTGAGGAAAATATATTCAAGACTTTTAAGCTGGAACACTGACCTGGGAATTGCACCTTGAATATTGTTGAATCGTAGGTCTAACAAAGTTAATTGAGTCAACTGCACAAGGCAAGATGGTATTTCACCAGTTATTTGATTGTAGCCCAATCGTAATTTTGTAAGTTGTGTCAGATTTGCCAAAAGACATGGGATTTCACCACTTATTTGATTCTGGCTCAAGTCTAATACCAAAAGTTGAGTCAGATTAGCCAAAGAATATGGCATATGCAGATCAAGCATAGACAGTTTGGATAGAAATGAAACCTCTGATGGAATGTGCCCAGAAAATGAAGACATTGAAAGGTTGAGATATGTAAGACTAGTAAGATCATGGCCTAATCTGGATGGTACTTGAGAGTAGCTGAAGTTGTTGTCAGAGAGGTCAAGCCTCTGCAAGTGAACAAGTTGAAAAAGGCTGCTATTGGAATCGATGGAACCATGAAGATAACTGCTGGCAAGGTCAAGGCTAATGACATGGCCAGAGTCGTTGTTGCATTCAACACCATCCCATGAACAACAATTACTGCTTTGAGGATTTCTTTCTAGACTACCCCAAGATTCAACTTTCGGATAAGCAAAGGGATCTTGGGAAGCAGACATGTCTATAGTGAAACTAGCTTTGAACTGCAACAACGCAGAGCGTTCGTCATCGTGGCAAAGTGTTTGCGTCTGTACAAAAGAAAACCAGCATGAAAAATTAATGAGCAACAAGAGTATAAATTGATGTACCAAAAAGAAGTCGAACCAGGATGATCCCATTCCCATTCCTATGAAATTTTCTATTTTCTTAGTACATGTGTATGTAGGTTTGTGGGTTGCATATAACTAAGAAGTTAAACTCCTTGATGGACAAAGCACAGAGCTTCTATCATGAGCTAGGAGTTTGGTACGTTTCCCTATATTTATGTTGCTAGTGTGCCTAACTTGTTGCTTCTTGGTCATGTCTGGTGTGCGTTGGCTTAGCATCTCAGAAGATCAGCTAGAATATCTTTGGCATAATATATTATATTTGCTAATATGTAACTTCTTCTGTTTGGTCACTTGGTAGTTTGGATGGAAAGGTACCTTCTGTTTCTTAGTTCCTCCTTCATTGTTAAAGTCTAACTCCATCCAAAACAGCATCTCCCAACGGTAATGAGAGAAAAGCTATAATGGTAATTCTGAGAAGCATAAGTTTGTGTAAATGTTCCTTCATTATTTGATTATATGAGTTAGACGTAGCTCTCGAGAGATGAAATCATACAATATTATATGGTGCTTGTGTTCATCATGTTCATATTCGACAAATTATAGCTAAACGGATGCCATTACTTTATCCTATCGCTTTCTTATTTACAATGCTGCTAATTATTGTTTCAATTACATAATGGATGAGGACTGTGTGGTCGCTATAGATATACCTGCCATGGATAGAGACTTTAGGATGTACTGTTGTTTGTTGCCTCTGTTTGTCCTTGTTGCTGATTTTCACAGTTCCATTTGGTCTTGGCCCTTGTGGCTCTTGATGCAAGCTTAATGGACAAGCAAGAAGAGAGATGTGTGGGCTGTGAAGAAAGGGGCCCCACATGAAACAAAGTCCAGTCAGAGGCCCAAAGTCTATCAATTGGAGAAATTCATGTTTGTCAGGTAATAAATCCGAGTTAATTCTTGATCAGATCAAAACGTGATTTACAAGTGCGTTAATCTGGAAACCTTTTTGAAATCAATCAAATTTTACTGATTTCTTTTTCTTTCTTGCTTGATGTAGTGAAGCAGAGACAGAGCTCATTGATATATTGTGCACCACTACCTTCTTCCTCTGCCTTGATCAAGGTTAGTACTATTCCCATGTTCCTGCTTGATTTCATTTCAGTAGTAAAAAAATTGGTTATAAAGGCCCAAAATTGATCCTGAAAAATGAAATTTCTTTATTGAAATCCCAGTTCTACTTGTGTATGATACAGAACAGAAGCTAAGAACGAATAGATTCCCATTTCTTCACTTTTTTATTTATGCTCAATTTGAAGGGAATAGACCTATTATTGCTCAATGAGGTACATGTGTACGTCCCAAACTCTAAATGCGGATAGTAGCTAGATAGCTTCATCCTCAAGGTTAGTGACAGGATGTGTATACAACATTAAAGTACACCAGACTATCAGTCTGCGAAAAATTCAAAATATACAAACTTGACTAACAAACAAATGCACCAGAATATTTAAGATATCGGATGTAGTTGAAGTACTAGATAGGGATTTTTCAGGCAGTGTTCTTCTTGTTGTTTTAGACACCTCTGTGCATTATTTTTAGGTTAGGCCAACATTTCCAATGAGTGAAAATTGGAAACACAGATATGCAGTGAGACTTGGAAACTAGACACCTCTTACGTACCTTAAATCTTAGATATATGAACAATAAGTACTCAAGACTGTGTTAAGTGTTAACACATAATCAAGTCTCCACACAATTACTCCATATACAATACGTCTTTTTATATAATGATAGTGAAGGTCTACATAAGCTGGATCCTTTGAAGTTTACATTCTAGACATCATTCTTGATGGAGGAGCTGTATCCATCGAGATCATCATAATACTTGGACCAAAGCATGACACCTCCATATTTTGCTGAATTTTTGATAGCCGGAAGGACTTGTGAGTTAAGATCAGTCGCTGGAATAAATCCACTACCAGCAGCTTGGGGTGCGGCAGGAAGTCCTAAGAAAATCTTATGTGCAGGAATGGCAGTAGTCCATTGCTTCCAACCATTTTCTAGGTTTGAAATATCTCCAGAAGTGTACTGGCAAGGAGGGTTGTTGTAGAATTGCACCCAAACAAAGTCGAAGAGGCCTGTGTTGAGTGCATTTCCAACATAAGCATCAGGAAAGGGACACTGTGGAGCAGCAGTCAAGTAAACTTTCTTGCCCTTGTTGCTGTAACCGGAAAGGTACCTCGCGAGGTCATCCCAATATTGATCAGACCCTCCCTCAATGTCAAAATCAACTCCATCCAAAACTGCATCTCCCAACGGCCTTGAAGAGGACTGCCCTCCCAAGAAGTTGTTCCACAAGTAAGTAGCAACTTGGCGAGCATCGTCGGATGACGCCAATGAGTAGCTCCCTGAAGCTCCTCCTATGGAGAGTATGACCTTAATGCCTTTGGCCTGGCAGGACTTGATATCGGGGCTCAACTTGGTGCATTCATCAGTGGAGGGGTCACAGTGACCGGCAAGGTTTATGGTAGGGGTTTGGCCATTACCAAATGATGAGAGGAAAGCTAAGTTTACGAATTGGTAGTTCCCTGAACCACAAGTTTCCGCTAATGTGCCTTCATTCCCATTTTGGCCCCAGTATATAGCAATTCCACCTGCATTGGATCCAACAGCTAGAAATAGTAGCAATATTGCCACTGAAAATGTAGACTTGGAAGCCATCTAACTCGAGCTTTGGTTGAACTGTTTGTGAGAAATGTTGTCTATGCTCGATGATGGAGGATATGAAGTATGAAATGTGGGAGTTCTTTTATAGAGGAAAAGGTTTGCCATAACGTATTGTGCTAATGTTCAGAAATCGAACCGTGGCATTACAGTCACGTAGGCTTAGCTTTCTTTGTTATTTTGTGTTTGGCTTCAACTTACACATTTGAATAGTTAATTAAGGAATACACTGTCTATATGTAGTTGTTTATTAGCACCCAAATTCATCTTTGGAAGTGGATTAGTAACTTGATTATGTGACTATCTGTATGTGGGGATGGGATTAGGCTACAATTCTTGACGTATTATGAATCATTTTGGTTGCTGTCAGCCATATTTGGGAGGAATATTGTTTTGGAATTCTTCGTATCTTCAATTCCTCGATCTTTTGGGATTTCTATAATCATTTTTCATAGAAAATTCTGTTGTGCCGAATGGCACAGCATGCCTGCTGGAAACACAGGCAGAATTTGCAGCCAACTACCACGTGCTGGACCTCCCCCCCCTCTGCTGAACCTCCCCCTCCTTAGTGATAGGCATGTTATAACCTCAGGGCTATAAAAATTGAAAATAAAAACTTTTCGATTGGGTATGACAAGCATTACAGTACTAGTGTGTGTTCTTTTCCTTTTTTTGTTTTCAAGAAGGTTACAAAGAGGAGCCTCTAGATCGAGCATCCGATATTAATAGAATCTATTAATAGAATCTAGATGAAGAGCTTGAGCAGCTTGAGATGGGAGGATACTAAACCAAATCTTCTGAGACCAGGGCTCATGACCAAGATTTGCAAAAACATCAAGGAAGGTAGTTGTGAACATCAATACTGCAACTGCTTATTATTTTCGAATCTTTTTCTTTTTGTCACTAATTAAATGTTTGTCAATATATCGGCATGTATGTAAATTTCAACAATCTGATTTCGATTGGTATCTTTCTTGCTTAGCAAGGCTCACTTAAGCCGTGGCCTGGTTGGTTAATGTGTTAACTAACAACTTTGAGGTCATGGACTCATGGGTTCAAATCTCATTGACATTTGTAGGGTGTGTGAGTTATTTAAAATTTTTTTTTTTTTTTTTAAAAGGCTCTACTTTGTCATGATGACCAAGTTTAGCCCAAATCATTAAGCACGATACAGGTAAGTATATGATATCAGATACATCATTTGCTACAACTAACCAGTAACCACCGCCCACACTGCTTTGAATGTACATATTTAATGGTTTTCAAACAACATATTCTTCTTTTCTCGTTTTCATATTTTCTCGTTTTCATACTTGCTCAGCTTAACTGCGTACTGTTTCAGCTCACCAGCCTATCCCGTGATCCATCCGGAGCTGCATTCTTTGTTTGTCTCTGGACATTACCATACTATTGTTGAATGTGGAAATGTTTATTGTCTTTATTATATAAACTTAATAATAAACAGTTTGTGATATTTTTGAATAAGCAATTGAAGTTTATGATATGATTCAACTGAATTAACTTTCTCGTTCATGTCGCCCAATCTAAAACTATTCATGCATTTAGACTTATAATATCACATGAAGATAAGCTGAGCAACTGAATTAACCCTCTTGTTCATGTTGATAATTGGGTTTTCTCTTTCAGATGTACAAGATCACATGAAAATAAGACGTCCTTCTATTCCTGCATTTATTAAAGAGATTGAATCGGGATTGAAAATGTTGTTCATGTTATCTCTACTACTATAAAGCTAAGCCAAAAAGTGTTTCACACATCGCACTGATATGACTCATACGAGGGTAGTTTGTATAATTATGTGATCAATTAATATATGATTAATTTGAATAAGTTCTCATTGTTTGAAAAACATAAAAGACAATGAGTTTTTTTTCAGTTGCTGCTCCAAAAATTTTATTATAATTTTTGGTTCTTCCAGTGTCCCAATTCTAATGTATGTAGAAACATAATTGGTAGTCCTTTTCACGCATACAGAAAATAATCAAGTTGATCAAGTTATTTCCGTTTTAAATGGCAGAAGACCAATGTTTTTGTGTGTTGCTTATTGCCATACAAACTGCAGTGTTGTGAGAAGTTTCTCACAAAGTCGGTGTGATGCATTGAGGAAAAGGCCTTTACATGTTAGTACCTGCCATAGCGTATTGTGCTGATGTTCATAATAAAACCGTAGCATTACAGTCATGTAGGCTTTCTTTGTTATTTTCTGTTTGGCTACAACTTAAAACTTTTGGGATTTCTAATTTTCTATAATTCTATAAAGCTAATAGGTTTTGATGAAGAGGTTGGCAGTTAGTACAGTACATTTTTATTTGATGATGTTACAAACGCAGCATC of the Fragaria vesca subsp. vesca linkage group LG6, FraVesHawaii_1.0, whole genome shotgun sequence genome contains:
- the LOC101306068 gene encoding hevamine-A-like yields the protein MASKSTFSVAILLLFLAVGSNAGGIAIYWGQNGNEGTLAETCGSGNYQFVNLAFLSSFGNGQTPTINLAGHCDPSTDECTKLSPDIKSCQAKGIKVILSIGGASGSYSLASSDDARQVATYLWNNFLGGQSSSRPLGDAVLDGVDFDIEGGSDQYWDDLARYLSGYSNKGKKVYLTAAPQCPFPDAYVGNALNTGLFDFVWVQFYNNPPCQYTSGDISNLENGWKQWTTAIPAHKIFLGLPAAPQAAGSGFIPATDLNSQVLPAIKNSAKYGGVMLWSKYYDDLDGYSSSIKNDV